A window from Gopherus flavomarginatus isolate rGopFla2 chromosome 4, rGopFla2.mat.asm, whole genome shotgun sequence encodes these proteins:
- the CENPQ gene encoding centromere protein Q, producing the protein MKHHRAHPPKAWKSVREGAAQKKSKSQQHPEPSSKKADGGQKLGQEKEVTQPAKKREKRQREQSLEGSWSTKKVKLSPGKTAAWQLLPDSSINHLGGMMDSVILSILSKSVQEKDDIQKHLNLLKERLLRHYKTLKVPIGKLSNLKNVLSLKVAEKQNLSSNEEAMALLQEEITTVVQTAENTDENIQSLQDKIQTLRNRLEEAENKAKKLFQKNDTGVLSLPELPKHSLTAPILQEEILKIQDQKGILKDLSTIQHSAEMKNMLTLLEQAYEKVDSL; encoded by the exons ATGAAACATCACCGTGCTCATCCCCCTAAGGCATGGAAGTCTGTCAGAGAAGGAGCTGCACAAAAGAAGAGCAAGTCACAGCAGCACCCagaaccttccagcaaaaaaGCGGATGGAGGACAAAAACTGGGACAAGAGAAAGA ggtcacacagccagccaagAAGAGAGAGAAACGACAGAGGGAGCAGTCCCTTGAAG GTTCTTGGAGCACAAAAAAAGTGAAGTTGTCCCCTGGCAAAACAGCAGCCTGGCAGCTACTCCCAGACAGCAGCATCAACCACCTGGGAGGCATGATGGATTCAGTAATATT ATCCATTCTGAGTAAATCAGTACAAGAAAAAGATGACATTCAAAAGCACCTGAACCTCCTGAAGGAAAG gCTTCTAAGACATTACAAGACCCTGAAGGTGCCTATTGGGAAGCTAAGCAATCTGAAAAATGTGCTGAGTCTTAAGGTGGCAGAGAAACAGAATCTCTCGTCCAATGAAGAGGCTATGGCACTACTGCAG GAAGAAATAACCACAGTTGTGCAGACTGCTGAGAACACAGACGAGAATATTCAGAGCCTGCAGGACAAAATACAGACTCTCAGGAACCGGTTGGAGGAAGCTGAGAACAAGGCTAAGAAG CTGTTCCAGAAAAATGATACAGGAGTCCTCAGTCTTCCAGAACTCCCAAAGCACAGCCTGACAGCACCCATTCTGCAG GAGGAGATTCTGAAAATCCAAGACCAGAAGGGTATTCTGAAGGACCTAAGCACCATCCAGCACTCAGCTGAGATGAAGAACATGTTGACCCTCCTTGAACAGGCCTATGAGAAGGTGGACTCCCTTTGA